The Litchfieldia alkalitelluris genome has a window encoding:
- a CDS encoding M42 family metallopeptidase, with protein MSYPNSQETINLIKELVSIPSPSGNTNEVITFVEKFLAEYNIETKRNRKGGLIATIPGNDDTNHRMLTAHVDTLGAIVKEVKPSGRLKLDLIGGFKYNSIEGEYCQIQTSSGKTYTGTILMHQTTVHVYKNAGTAERNQENMEVRIDEKVHTAAEVRKLGIEVGDFVSFDPRVQLLPNGYIKSRHLDDKASVGILLQLIKQITVEGIDLPYTTHFLISNNEEIGYGGNSNITPETVEYLAVDMGAMGDGQSTDEYTVSICVKDASGPYHYELRKNLVRLAEENQIGYKLDIYPYYGSDASAAIRSGHDIIHGLIGPGIDSSHAFERTHISSIENTTKLIYHYLQSKMLL; from the coding sequence TTGTCTTATCCTAATTCACAAGAAACGATCAACCTGATAAAAGAATTAGTATCAATACCGAGTCCTTCCGGTAATACAAATGAAGTAATAACCTTTGTGGAGAAATTTTTAGCAGAATATAATATTGAAACAAAACGCAACCGTAAAGGTGGGCTTATTGCAACTATTCCTGGAAATGATGATACTAACCATCGTATGCTTACTGCACACGTTGATACCTTAGGAGCAATTGTAAAAGAAGTAAAGCCAAGTGGAAGATTGAAGCTTGATTTGATCGGTGGGTTTAAGTATAACTCCATTGAAGGTGAATATTGTCAAATACAAACTTCCTCCGGAAAAACTTATACAGGAACGATTTTAATGCATCAGACAACAGTTCATGTTTATAAAAATGCAGGAACAGCTGAGCGAAATCAAGAGAATATGGAAGTCAGAATTGATGAAAAAGTACATACTGCCGCAGAAGTACGTAAGCTTGGTATTGAAGTAGGGGATTTTGTGTCATTTGATCCAAGAGTGCAGCTACTACCAAACGGTTATATTAAGTCTCGCCACTTAGATGATAAAGCAAGTGTAGGGATTCTTCTTCAATTAATTAAGCAGATAACAGTTGAGGGCATTGACCTACCATATACAACACACTTCCTTATTTCGAATAATGAAGAAATCGGTTATGGTGGGAATTCCAATATCACACCTGAAACAGTGGAATATCTTGCAGTGGATATGGGGGCTATGGGTGATGGACAGTCTACAGATGAATATACGGTGTCCATTTGTGTGAAGGATGCTAGTGGCCCTTACCATTATGAATTGAGAAAGAACTTAGTTCGGCTTGCAGAAGAAAACCAAATCGGTTATAAGCTTGATATTTATCCTTATTATGGTTCAGATGCATCAGCAGCAATTCGTTCGGGCCATGACATTATCCATGGTTTAATCGGTCCTGGTATTGATTCATCTCATGCATTTGAACGTACACATATTTCTTCTATTGAAAATACAACCAAGTTGATTTATCACTATCTTCAATCAAAAATGCTGTTATAG
- a CDS encoding alpha-amylase family glycosyl hydrolase — translation MSKGFNKWSSIGLVFILLVSLLTNYIPVIEANDELVSPVLNENGSVTFSYVDTDAERVRVAGSFTDWQNNALEMKNNGGIWSVTTKTLVPNTYEYKFIVNEDQWIVDPLNTQLSGDNSALIVPGLNLEENSSLIEAGSEINLKAKRVNNDGTLTDESENVRWSVDSTTSNIEIVSENTLTVAPSVPVGTTFNIIAEQDNYKTIKQLTVSEKLNEYTINYHRLDNNLENWDMWIFNGGYESAGYEFQTVNGTDIKFAKGVHHFPGSAITIIPRKGNWETQDNEYTITLPDNSKATEVWLIEGMDTVFTSEEAAIEALIGPQPEKRKVQFVYERKNNDYDDWNIWTWQTGMTDGQKDFQEITEQGAVTTFEIGKNTSSVGFVLRKGTDWAVKDPYGQDRYITTDLTQMLTKVHVYEGEEAIRVIPSVNGPKIEDGNVTFYYRDQELFEQNEMNSLDSVKVKVNGHEYEMEYNSDNEYFIYTLENVEEGIHTYTFLVTVNAETSEVADPYNTNDEGLSIVEYFKPKLDIKTTLSKESLNYNENTVLSVEIDQSDLVDELYIDASSVGVQEKISIDPELMSQTLAVNDSVTAGTKQLTLTAVDIYGNKHSETLEIQVNARQTVGELDFDWDEARIYFMLTDRFENGDLTNDDPNGANYDTTHPETYHGGDFQGIINRLDYLEDLGINTIWITPIVDNIEWDLRHDKDGNQFGYHGYWADDFTSLDEHLGDLETFKELIDKAHDKGIKIMVDVVLNHTGYGLKETDSTDLNIPLYPTDEDRARFEGMLRDGGLDVIEGELAGLPDLLTEDKEVRDQIIKWQTDWLTKAKTDRGDTIDYFRVDTIKHVETTTWKEFKNELTKVKPDFKMIGEYYGATVDNTGGYLNSGQMDSLLDFDFKYQAESFINGNLEEVAANLEYRNSKITSSATLGQFLSSHDENGFLTERAGGDISKLMVAAALQITSKGQPVIYYGEELGQSGDHAGDMDAGEFNENREDMPWEKFENGDETMVALHNHYQKLLNIRKDYSDIFSKGESSTVGGSNEEQYLVIEREYDEQSVYVGLNIEEAQNTSTFTVDYPTGTVVNDIYNGVEYVVSDNQEVTVTVPSRETGGTFILAAVSDDPIDGEQPGEGDEPGTGEGPVNGEEPKNDQKPGGNGDKAEGEKPSDSDVVDTPKTGGKLPNTATPVYNLLLMGAALLAIGLSIFLLKRRNARV, via the coding sequence ATGAGTAAAGGTTTCAATAAGTGGTCGTCGATTGGTTTAGTTTTTATCCTACTAGTTAGCTTATTAACTAACTACATACCTGTCATTGAGGCAAATGACGAACTTGTAAGCCCTGTACTGAATGAAAATGGATCAGTTACATTTTCTTATGTAGATACTGATGCAGAAAGAGTACGTGTTGCAGGAAGTTTCACAGATTGGCAAAACAATGCTTTGGAAATGAAAAATAATGGAGGAATATGGTCAGTTACTACTAAGACTCTAGTTCCTAATACGTATGAATATAAGTTTATAGTAAATGAAGATCAATGGATTGTAGATCCACTTAATACACAACTATCTGGTGATAACAGTGCTCTTATTGTTCCTGGATTAAATCTTGAAGAAAATTCTTCGCTTATTGAAGCTGGAAGTGAGATAAATCTTAAAGCTAAGCGTGTTAACAATGATGGTACACTGACAGATGAGTCAGAGAATGTCAGATGGAGTGTAGATAGTACTACAAGTAATATTGAAATTGTAAGCGAAAACACTTTGACGGTGGCACCTTCTGTCCCGGTGGGCACGACTTTTAATATCATTGCTGAACAAGATAACTATAAAACTATTAAGCAATTAACTGTAAGTGAAAAGTTAAATGAATATACAATAAATTATCATAGACTTGATAACAACTTAGAAAACTGGGATATGTGGATTTTTAACGGAGGATATGAATCTGCTGGATATGAATTCCAAACTGTTAATGGTACTGACATTAAGTTTGCAAAAGGTGTCCATCATTTCCCGGGTAGCGCAATAACAATCATCCCAAGGAAGGGTAATTGGGAAACCCAGGATAATGAATATACTATAACTCTACCAGATAATAGCAAAGCGACTGAGGTTTGGTTGATTGAAGGAATGGACACAGTATTTACAAGTGAAGAGGCAGCAATTGAGGCTTTAATTGGTCCGCAGCCAGAAAAACGAAAAGTCCAATTTGTTTATGAAAGAAAAAACAACGATTATGATGATTGGAACATCTGGACATGGCAAACTGGAATGACAGATGGACAAAAAGATTTTCAAGAAATCACTGAACAAGGTGCAGTTACTACATTTGAGATCGGAAAGAATACTTCAAGTGTGGGGTTCGTTTTAAGAAAAGGTACTGATTGGGCAGTAAAAGACCCATATGGACAAGATCGTTACATTACTACTGACCTTACTCAAATGTTAACAAAAGTACATGTTTATGAAGGAGAAGAAGCAATCCGTGTGATTCCTTCAGTTAATGGACCTAAGATAGAAGACGGGAATGTAACTTTCTATTATAGAGATCAAGAATTATTTGAACAAAATGAAATGAATAGTCTTGATTCTGTTAAAGTAAAGGTAAATGGTCATGAATATGAGATGGAGTATAATAGTGATAACGAGTATTTTATTTATACACTTGAGAATGTAGAGGAAGGAATTCATACTTACACATTCCTAGTTACCGTAAACGCTGAAACTTCTGAGGTAGCCGATCCTTATAATACAAATGATGAAGGATTATCAATTGTAGAGTACTTTAAGCCTAAATTAGATATTAAGACAACTTTATCTAAAGAATCATTGAATTATAATGAAAACACTGTTTTATCTGTAGAGATTGATCAATCAGATTTAGTAGATGAGCTCTATATTGATGCATCATCAGTAGGTGTTCAAGAAAAAATTAGCATTGATCCTGAATTAATGTCTCAAACACTAGCTGTTAATGACTCTGTAACAGCAGGAACAAAGCAATTAACACTTACAGCTGTGGATATCTACGGAAACAAGCATTCAGAAACATTAGAAATCCAAGTAAATGCAAGACAAACTGTAGGAGAATTAGACTTTGATTGGGATGAAGCACGTATTTATTTCATGCTAACAGACCGTTTTGAAAATGGAGATCTTACAAACGATGATCCAAATGGCGCAAATTATGACACAACACATCCAGAAACGTATCATGGTGGAGATTTCCAAGGTATTATCAATCGATTAGATTATCTTGAAGATCTTGGGATTAATACGATTTGGATTACTCCGATTGTTGATAATATTGAATGGGATTTACGTCATGACAAAGATGGAAATCAATTTGGTTATCATGGTTATTGGGCAGATGACTTCACTAGTCTTGATGAACATCTTGGTGATCTTGAAACATTCAAGGAACTAATCGATAAAGCCCACGATAAAGGAATTAAAATAATGGTAGATGTTGTTTTAAATCATACTGGATATGGTTTAAAGGAGACTGATTCTACAGATTTGAATATCCCACTATATCCGACTGACGAAGATCGTGCAAGATTTGAAGGAATGCTCCGAGATGGTGGATTGGATGTTATTGAAGGTGAGTTAGCTGGATTACCAGATTTGCTTACTGAAGACAAAGAAGTAAGAGATCAAATTATCAAATGGCAAACAGATTGGTTAACTAAGGCTAAGACAGACCGTGGTGATACCATCGATTATTTCCGTGTTGATACAATAAAGCATGTTGAAACAACAACTTGGAAAGAATTTAAAAATGAATTAACAAAGGTAAAACCCGACTTCAAAATGATTGGCGAATATTATGGTGCAACTGTAGATAATACAGGTGGATATCTAAATAGTGGTCAAATGGATTCTCTATTAGATTTTGATTTCAAATATCAAGCTGAAAGCTTTATTAATGGAAATCTTGAAGAAGTTGCAGCAAATCTAGAATATCGAAATAGCAAAATAACAAGCTCCGCAACACTTGGGCAATTTTTAAGTAGTCATGATGAAAATGGTTTCCTAACAGAGCGCGCTGGTGGGGATATCTCTAAGCTAATGGTAGCGGCTGCCTTACAGATTACTTCAAAAGGTCAACCTGTTATTTATTATGGTGAGGAACTAGGTCAATCAGGCGATCATGCAGGAGATATGGATGCAGGCGAGTTTAATGAAAATCGTGAAGATATGCCATGGGAGAAATTTGAGAATGGCGATGAAACGATGGTAGCACTTCATAACCATTATCAGAAGCTCTTAAATATTCGAAAGGATTATTCTGACATTTTCTCTAAAGGTGAAAGTTCTACTGTTGGAGGAAGTAATGAAGAGCAATACCTAGTTATTGAGCGTGAGTATGATGAACAATCGGTGTATGTTGGTCTTAATATTGAAGAAGCACAAAACACGTCGACCTTTACAGTTGATTATCCTACAGGAACGGTTGTAAATGATATTTATAACGGTGTAGAATATGTAGTTTCTGACAATCAGGAAGTAACTGTTACTGTTCCATCAAGAGAAACTGGTGGTACGTTTATCCTTGCTGCTGTAAGTGATGACCCTATCGATGGGGAACAGCCAGGAGAAGGGGATGAGCCAGGAACTGGTGAAGGTCCAGTAAACGGAGAAGAACCTAAAAATGATCAAAAACCTGGTGGAAATGGTGATAAAGCTGAAGGTGAAAAACCATCAGATTCAGATGTGGTTGATACACCAAAAACAGGCGGAAAATTACCAAACACCGCAACACCAGTCTATAATCTTTTATTAATGGGTGCAGCTTTATTAGCAATAGGTTTATCTATCTTTCTACTAAAAAGAAGAAATGCTAGAGTCTAA
- a CDS encoding M55 family metallopeptidase has protein sequence MKIFISADIEGVSGVSTNQQLKTPSEYQRFRKLMTQDVNAAIEGAFNGGATGVVVADGHGNMSNIFIEELDSRATLVQGSNRVMCQLEGLDDSFDGIMFIGHHGREGGSERTIISHSLAGICVNELKINGKVVGETEMNAMVSGYYHVPAIMISGDDAYVAEVQETLPNVEGAVVKRGIDRFASELIHPVRAQQIIREKAEAAVKRISSFEPLNVDGPATFEIQFKGSNQALMTTTIPMVNLIDPKTIRFTCDDIVTAYKLMWGCVIIAITATNGVLGNVNA, from the coding sequence ATGAAAATCTTTATTTCTGCAGATATAGAAGGTGTTTCAGGGGTATCAACAAATCAACAATTAAAAACACCAAGTGAGTATCAACGCTTTCGTAAATTGATGACACAGGATGTGAATGCTGCCATTGAAGGAGCCTTCAATGGTGGTGCAACTGGAGTAGTAGTTGCAGACGGGCATGGAAATATGTCAAATATCTTTATAGAGGAATTAGATTCAAGAGCTACTCTTGTACAAGGAAGCAATCGAGTAATGTGTCAATTAGAAGGTTTGGATGATTCATTTGATGGAATCATGTTTATAGGTCATCACGGACGAGAAGGTGGCTCTGAGCGCACAATCATATCGCATTCATTGGCTGGTATATGTGTCAATGAACTGAAAATTAATGGTAAGGTTGTTGGGGAAACAGAAATGAATGCAATGGTTTCTGGATACTATCATGTTCCTGCCATTATGATTTCAGGTGACGATGCTTATGTCGCGGAAGTACAAGAAACTTTACCAAATGTAGAAGGTGCCGTAGTAAAACGAGGTATAGATCGATTTGCTTCAGAATTAATTCATCCAGTAAGAGCACAACAAATTATACGTGAAAAAGCAGAGGCAGCCGTGAAAAGAATTAGTAGTTTTGAACCACTAAATGTCGATGGACCTGCTACCTTTGAAATTCAGTTTAAAGGGTCTAACCAAGCTCTTATGACAACAACGATTCCTATGGTAAACTTAATAGATCCAAAGACAATACGCTTCACCTGTGATGATATTGTAACTGCATATAAATTAATGTGGGGCTGTGTAATCATTGCTATAACAGCAACCAATGGTGTTTTGGGAAATGTAAATGCATAA
- a CDS encoding polyamine aminopropyltransferase, with translation MQDNLKKTSAIYWASGIVSICGIIFEVLFGAAGSYILGDGVKQYTLTISLFLTGMGIGAVISEKVTRNLILSFVWIEYLIAIIGGFSTFILFGVTAYLSAGTDAFFLYSITLIVGTLTGVELPILIRKANEIGETLNRSAARVLFSDYAGGLIGGMLFVYILRPQFGLVKTAFVVALINICVAIWLLVQFKNDIKNWKIHGVLGGVIFTVILAGVFFGEEMAFKFEQKLYRDPIVYSEQTNYQKIVLTKEQGDLRLFLDGQLQFSSTDEYRYHETLVHPAVSLTDKPSKVLILGGGDGLAIRELKKYDNIESITVVDLDPRMIELSKTHHDIVKLNNHAFNTDHVMIETKDAFNFLKENSSIYNVILIDLPDPNNESLNKLYTLEFYQLVRNHLAPGGTVMVQATSPTFATEVYWSIDKTVKATGLKTENLHVDIPSFGDWGFILAKREDFNIEDVKIKADTRFITNDLVQAMTYFGKDIDLENDNGTNLEINTLINPILIEKYTKAWQHY, from the coding sequence ATGCAAGACAACTTGAAAAAAACAAGTGCAATCTATTGGGCTTCAGGAATTGTTTCTATTTGTGGAATTATTTTTGAAGTTTTATTTGGAGCTGCAGGTTCATACATATTGGGAGATGGTGTAAAGCAATATACTTTAACCATCTCTCTCTTTCTAACGGGAATGGGTATAGGGGCTGTAATCAGCGAAAAAGTAACACGTAATTTAATCCTTTCGTTTGTTTGGATTGAATATCTTATCGCTATAATTGGTGGATTCTCCACATTTATCCTTTTTGGTGTAACAGCCTATTTAAGTGCAGGTACTGATGCCTTCTTTTTATATTCAATTACATTAATTGTAGGAACCTTAACTGGAGTAGAATTACCCATACTTATTCGTAAAGCAAATGAGATAGGAGAGACACTAAACCGAAGTGCTGCAAGGGTGTTATTTTCCGATTATGCAGGGGGATTAATTGGAGGTATGCTCTTTGTATATATTCTGCGGCCACAATTTGGGTTAGTTAAGACAGCATTTGTCGTAGCGCTTATCAACATTTGTGTAGCGATATGGCTATTGGTTCAGTTTAAAAATGATATTAAAAACTGGAAAATTCATGGAGTTTTAGGGGGAGTAATCTTTACAGTAATATTAGCTGGTGTTTTTTTTGGTGAAGAAATGGCCTTTAAGTTTGAACAAAAATTATACAGAGACCCAATTGTATATTCAGAGCAAACAAACTATCAAAAGATCGTTTTAACAAAAGAACAGGGTGATTTACGTCTATTTTTAGATGGACAGCTACAATTCAGTTCAACTGATGAATATCGTTACCATGAAACACTTGTACATCCTGCAGTTTCATTGACTGATAAGCCATCAAAGGTCTTAATCTTAGGTGGTGGAGATGGACTTGCCATTAGAGAATTAAAAAAATATGACAATATTGAATCAATTACGGTTGTAGATTTGGATCCCCGTATGATTGAGCTTTCGAAAACACATCACGATATTGTGAAACTAAATAATCATGCATTTAATACTGACCATGTAATGATAGAAACTAAAGATGCTTTTAATTTTTTAAAGGAAAACAGTAGTATTTATAATGTGATTTTAATAGATTTACCAGACCCTAATAATGAATCCTTAAATAAATTATATACCCTAGAGTTTTATCAATTAGTTCGCAATCATTTGGCCCCTGGTGGCACGGTTATGGTGCAAGCAACAAGTCCTACCTTTGCAACAGAAGTTTATTGGAGTATTGATAAAACAGTTAAAGCTACCGGCCTTAAAACTGAAAACCTCCATGTAGATATACCAAGCTTTGGTGATTGGGGATTTATTTTGGCAAAACGAGAGGATTTCAATATAGAGGACGTTAAGATAAAAGCAGATACTAGATTCATTACAAATGATTTAGTGCAAGCAATGACTTATTTTGGTAAGGATATTGATTTGGAAAATGACAATGGAACAAACTTAGAAATAAATACACTAATAAATCCGATCTTAATTGAAAAGTACACAAAAGCATGGCAGCATTATTAG
- a CDS encoding DUF350 domain-containing protein → MEPFLLTILYFVIGIIIVIIGLVIFEALTKKYSDWEEIKNGNQAVALSIIGKIIGICIILSFSIYHSSQILDTLIWGIVGIVLQMATYLVFEFATRKFSVEEQLLKGNIAVGIISFGVSVGMAFVIGASIT, encoded by the coding sequence ATGGAACCATTTTTATTAACTATTTTATATTTTGTCATTGGAATCATCATTGTAATTATAGGGTTGGTTATTTTTGAAGCATTAACAAAGAAATACAGTGATTGGGAAGAAATCAAAAATGGAAATCAAGCGGTTGCCTTGTCCATCATTGGGAAAATAATTGGAATTTGTATAATCCTGTCTTTTTCCATTTATCATAGCTCTCAAATTCTTGATACACTCATTTGGGGGATCGTAGGTATTGTCTTGCAAATGGCTACTTATTTAGTTTTTGAGTTTGCTACTAGGAAGTTCTCGGTTGAGGAGCAACTTCTAAAAGGCAATATTGCAGTAGGAATTATCAGTTTCGGTGTTTCTGTTGGAATGGCATTCGTAATCGGGGCTTCAATTACTTGA
- a CDS encoding DUF4247 domain-containing protein, whose translation MKKLLLAFGLLLTFLLVACSNGLSREGVADYIYNEYTLYDTVNDATDTANFSEIYLAENQTIENVSDNIVSFEQPNEISEVKDGKQVLIYDELFVIITEDKDNSLNSNIEVANHDFVRNNYSPSFFNGLFLLWVLDDVLDVDDWGKKRQVQCKQNPDYCYGGYGSSGGYKGINKTPTVRGGSSTVRGGGPGAGK comes from the coding sequence ATGAAGAAACTACTTTTAGCTTTTGGACTTTTACTAACATTTCTTTTAGTCGCGTGTTCAAATGGTCTTTCAAGAGAAGGAGTGGCTGATTATATTTATAATGAGTATACCCTTTATGATACAGTTAACGATGCCACAGATACTGCTAACTTTTCAGAGATTTATCTCGCAGAAAACCAAACAATTGAAAATGTCTCAGACAATATCGTATCATTTGAGCAGCCTAACGAAATTAGTGAAGTAAAGGATGGAAAACAGGTTCTTATTTATGATGAATTATTTGTTATCATAACAGAGGATAAAGATAATTCTTTAAATTCAAATATTGAAGTGGCTAATCATGATTTTGTAAGAAACAACTATTCCCCTAGTTTCTTTAACGGTCTATTTTTACTATGGGTTTTAGATGATGTACTCGATGTTGATGATTGGGGGAAAAAACGTCAAGTACAATGTAAACAAAATCCAGATTATTGCTACGGTGGTTATGGGAGTTCAGGTGGATATAAGGGAATTAATAAGACTCCAACCGTACGTGGGGGAAGCTCAACTGTCCGTGGTGGTGGACCAGGCGCAGGTAAATAG
- a CDS encoding PspA/IM30 family protein has protein sequence MFSFFKRVKTVVNSELNAMLDKAEDPVKMLDQFMREMEADIRDAETAVAKQIANEKLLLRKVEDAEKMVVKREEQALKALEAGNEDLARRALEDKKGHQSTADTLKSSYLQAKQDADTLRAKLEEMKSEYNEMKLKKDTLKARAQSAQTRTKMNRAMSNIGNDQSRQGFDRMEEKVLRYEAEAETSEDLRSSNRSLDSEFDALDKSNGVDDELAALKKKLGRE, from the coding sequence ATGTTCTCATTTTTCAAAAGAGTAAAAACAGTTGTAAATTCAGAGTTAAATGCAATGCTTGATAAAGCAGAAGATCCAGTAAAAATGTTGGACCAATTTATGCGTGAAATGGAAGCTGATATTCGTGATGCCGAAACTGCTGTAGCTAAGCAAATTGCTAATGAAAAATTGCTTCTCAGAAAAGTTGAAGATGCAGAGAAGATGGTTGTGAAACGTGAAGAACAAGCTTTAAAGGCATTAGAAGCGGGAAATGAAGATTTGGCAAGGAGAGCATTAGAAGATAAAAAAGGACATCAAAGTACTGCAGATACGTTAAAAAGTTCCTACCTACAAGCTAAACAAGATGCCGATACACTAAGAGCAAAGCTTGAAGAAATGAAAAGTGAATATAATGAAATGAAACTTAAAAAGGACACATTAAAGGCAAGAGCTCAATCTGCTCAAACAAGAACAAAAATGAACCGTGCCATGTCAAATATCGGAAATGACCAATCTCGCCAAGGATTCGATCGGATGGAAGAAAAGGTACTCAGATATGAGGCTGAGGCTGAAACGAGTGAAGATTTACGTTCATCTAACCGAAGTCTAGATAGCGAATTCGACGCATTGGATAAAAGTAATGGGGTCGATGATGAGCTAGCTGCATTAAAGAAAAAGCTAGGTCGTGAATAG
- a CDS encoding DUF4178 domain-containing protein has product MSLLKKLFGKKEQIKEVKSRSVLSIEVADIVTYDLEDYEVVGKLIYQDHGFEWKAYQLQGPNKTIWLSVEMDDELHVGIYEKVKLKLSEPIPKEITYNNVKYFLDESGSANVRGEGRGSNVNNIKCMYYDYCDEDEEQYLSVEVWGSEIEASAGYDIEEYEIKIIAGS; this is encoded by the coding sequence ATGAGTCTTTTAAAAAAGCTGTTTGGAAAAAAAGAACAGATAAAGGAAGTTAAAAGTCGAAGTGTCTTATCAATTGAAGTGGCTGATATAGTCACATATGACCTTGAGGATTATGAGGTTGTAGGTAAATTAATTTATCAGGACCACGGATTTGAATGGAAAGCATACCAACTTCAGGGACCAAACAAAACCATTTGGTTAAGTGTTGAAATGGATGATGAACTTCATGTTGGAATTTATGAAAAAGTAAAATTAAAGCTAAGTGAACCGATACCAAAAGAAATCACTTACAATAATGTCAAATACTTTCTTGATGAATCGGGTTCTGCAAATGTTCGTGGTGAAGGCCGAGGTAGTAATGTGAATAATATAAAATGTATGTATTATGATTATTGTGATGAAGACGAAGAACAATATTTATCTGTAGAAGTATGGGGTTCTGAAATCGAGGCTAGTGCAGGGTATGATATTGAGGAATATGAAATAAAAATAATTGCTGGTAGCTAA
- a CDS encoding MBL fold metallo-hydrolase yields MENEMQYSKDERFIPVTSVASGLGQQVGEDIYCHTIQVVNICLVGSPEHFILIDAGMPESSDEILSIVKERFGEGSRPKAIVLTHGHFDHVGGIIELINEWNVPVYAHELELPYLTGEKSYPAPDPTVEGGMVAKMSPMFPNEPINLSDHVQALPSDGNVPEMMGWRWIHTPGHSPGHVSFFREEDRSLIVGDAFVTVRQDHLYKVLTQEKELNGPPRYLTTDWEAAWKSVRTLQQLDPSVAVTGHGVPMAGKELKEGLERLSSEFNSLAIPDYGKYVDKDKLN; encoded by the coding sequence GTGGAAAATGAAATGCAGTATAGTAAGGATGAAAGATTTATACCAGTAACATCAGTAGCAAGTGGCCTTGGTCAGCAAGTGGGAGAAGATATTTATTGTCATACAATTCAAGTTGTGAATATTTGTTTGGTTGGCAGCCCTGAACATTTTATTCTTATAGATGCAGGAATGCCTGAATCATCAGACGAGATTTTGTCAATTGTGAAGGAGCGCTTTGGCGAAGGTAGTCGTCCAAAAGCAATTGTGCTTACACATGGGCACTTTGATCATGTTGGTGGGATTATTGAACTTATTAATGAATGGAACGTGCCTGTTTATGCACATGAATTAGAGCTTCCATATCTTACGGGAGAAAAAAGTTATCCTGCCCCTGACCCGACCGTTGAAGGCGGAATGGTGGCGAAAATGTCACCGATGTTTCCCAATGAGCCAATCAACCTAAGTGATCATGTACAAGCACTTCCATCCGATGGTAACGTTCCTGAGATGATGGGATGGCGCTGGATTCACACACCCGGACATAGCCCAGGCCACGTGTCTTTTTTTAGGGAAGAGGACCGTTCATTAATCGTAGGAGATGCGTTTGTTACCGTAAGACAAGATCACCTGTATAAAGTATTAACTCAAGAAAAAGAGTTGAATGGACCGCCAAGGTACTTAACGACGGATTGGGAAGCGGCATGGAAGTCAGTAAGAACACTTCAACAGTTAGACCCTAGTGTTGCTGTAACCGGGCATGGGGTTCCTATGGCAGGAAAAGAATTAAAGGAAGGTCTAGAAAGACTGTCTAGTGAATTTAACTCGTTAGCGATTCCAGATTACGGAAAGTATGTAGATAAAGATAAATTAAATTGA
- a CDS encoding spore coat protein produces MKLAAHELQDLHELTLSCVNSITNMSYMLQHVQDPELKSIMERHYPFHIRDYNMKVEFLNQTEGAKKELPLFQEQRQLNNYTESPVLQYIPVQPRTIVQDMNDREMGTAYLLTLKRAGREYAYSAMEAANPELRSFLQTAFMMSCSHAYDMWQYMVKKGYYPLEQADQTLVSKMGATYQLVPEDQPIIQQALNKYQGQNPINGQSDQMYQ; encoded by the coding sequence ATGAAATTAGCAGCCCATGAATTGCAGGACTTACATGAATTAACCTTGAGTTGTGTGAATTCAATTACTAATATGTCATATATGCTTCAACATGTCCAAGACCCTGAGCTTAAGAGTATTATGGAAAGGCATTACCCATTTCACATCAGGGATTACAATATGAAAGTTGAATTCCTAAATCAAACAGAGGGTGCAAAAAAGGAGCTGCCATTATTTCAGGAGCAGCGTCAGTTGAATAATTATACTGAATCACCTGTATTACAGTATATTCCTGTTCAACCACGTACGATTGTTCAGGATATGAATGACCGAGAAATGGGTACTGCTTATCTTTTAACCCTAAAGCGTGCTGGCCGTGAATATGCATACTCTGCAATGGAAGCAGCAAATCCTGAGTTACGCTCCTTCCTTCAAACAGCCTTTATGATGAGTTGTAGTCATGCATATGACATGTGGCAATATATGGTTAAAAAAGGGTATTACCCGCTTGAGCAGGCTGATCAAACACTCGTTAGTAAAATGGGTGCTACTTATCAACTTGTACCAGAGGATCAACCAATCATTCAGCAGGCTTTAAACAAATATCAAGGGCAAAATCCAATTAATGGCCAAAGTGATCAAATGTATCAATAA